AAATCCGAGTTTCTCGAGCTTCGTTTCCGCTTCATCTCCATCCGTTTTGACGACAGATGGTACGGTAACCGTTGGATCTGGCCACATCGCAAATGTTGTAGCCGCTCCACCAAGTAAAACGAGCAATAAGAGGACGATCCACCAGCGTTTTTTCTTTTTCTTCTCCGGTGGTTTTGGTTGAACCGTCGTGACGGTCGGTGATTCCGGTTCCACCTTTGACTCCTCTGGTACTTGCACAGGTGATAAGACCATCGTCTTTTCCATCTCATCTTCTTCGGCACCACGGATGCCTTCATTTGCTCGTTCATCCGATAACGCCGTCACCATGTCCGCTTTAAAGGCTGCGACCGACTGTTGTCGATCATGCGGCGCTTTCGAGAGCGCCTGCATGATACAATTCTCAAGTGCTTGCGGTACTCTCGGATTCAAGATGGATGGACGACGCGGTGTATCTTGTAGGTGCTTCAGGGCAATCGCTACCGGTGAATCACCTTCAAACGGTACTTGTCCCGTGACGAGTTCGTATAAGACAGCACCAAGCGAATAGATATCCGATTTCTCATCCGCAAATTTACCTTTTGCTTGTTCCGGTGAAAAGTAATGAACGGACCCAAGGACTGACATCGTATGCGTCAGCGTCGCATTCGACATCGCCACGGCGATTCCAAAATCCGTTACTTTGACGGTACCATCTTCTCGGATCAACATGTTTTGCGGTTTAATGTCGCGATGGATGATCCGGTGTGCATGAGCGTGATCGATGGCATCACAAATTTGAGCGATGATATCGACTGCCTGAGGCACAGGTAACGCTTGATTTTCACAAAATGTCTTTAATGTCATACCATCGATATACTCCATGACGATGTAATAGATGGCATCTTCTTCGCCTACATCATAGACGGCAACGATGTTTGGATGATTCAAGCTGGTAGCAGCATGTGCTTCACGTTCGAATCGACGGATGAACTGTTCGTCATGCGAGAATTCAGTCCGTAAAATCTTAATGGCAACATGACGCTTTAAAATCTCATCATAGGCTTGATAGACATTCGCCATCCCGCCACTTCCAACTAGCCGTTCTATGCGGTAGCGGTCATTTAATCGATCTCCGTATCGCATATTCAGACCCTCTTTCTTTCTTTGAACCGGATGGCGGCAATCGTAATATTATCTGCGCCTCCTCGAGCATTCGCTTCTTTCACCAATCGTCCGACGATTTCTTCGAGCGGTTCATCCTGTAAGATGATTTGTTCGATGACATCGTCTGGTACTTCATCGGTTAACCCGTCACTACAGACGAGAACGAGATCATAATCTGGAGCATCTCTGACTTGGATGTCGACTTCAACCGTTTCATTCGAACCGACCGAACGTGTAATGACATTCTTTCGTGGATGATTTTCGACTTCCTCATCTGAAAGTTCTCCCATTTGTCGTAACATATTGACGTATGAATGATCATCCGTCAATTGCTTCAACGTCGTACCTTCAAGGGCATACACTCTACTATCACCGACATGACCAATGACGAGCAACTCCTCAACCCAGCATACGCAGGCAATGGTCGTTCCGACGATCGCGAGTTGCTCGTCTTTTGAAAACTGGAGAATCCGAGCATTCGCCTCAGCTACGCGTTGTTCAATCCATTCTGATAGTTCCATCGGACGATTGGGCATAAGTGAAAAAGATGCTTCGAACACCTCGCGAACGATTGCACTCGCAATATCGCCAGCGGCGTGTCCACCCATACCATCTGCCACGACGGCAAGTCCACGTTCTGTGTCTCCGACGAGTAACACTGTATCTTCGTTTTTAGTCCTGACTTTCCCAGTAGTCGACAGATGAGCTAACTCCATGACAGTCCTCCGTTCGTGTCAATCTTCTCGTTTTTTAAAGGCCGCAATGTAAAAACCGTCTGTTCCGACTGACGTCGGTAACAGCTTGAGCTCTGCCCGGTCCCCAATTAAATGGCGGACGGATTCCGGCATCCGTGTAGCAAAGGATGCATCGAAGTCAAATCCCTGACTAAGGATGAATGCCGTCTGCTCTTCATTTTCCAGCGGATCTATCGTACACGTCGAATAGACGAATGTTCCACCCTTTTTGACGAGTGGTAAGACAGATGTCAAAATATCTCGTTGAATCTTCGGTAATTGTTCAAGTTGTTCTGGACGCTTCGTCCATTTGATATCTGGCTTTCTCCGAATGACACCAAGTCCTGAACAAGGAGCATCGACAAGAATCCGATCAAACGATTCTGCTTCGAAGCGCTCACCTGCTTTGCGTGCATCTAACGCTTCTGCTTGAACGGTCGTCAGACCTAAGCGCATCGCCTGCTGGTCAATCAATTTAATTTTATGTGGATGAAGATCAAGTGCTTGTAATGTTCCTGTCGTCAAACCTTCTGCAATATGCATCGCTTTCCCACCAGGTGCGGCACAACTGTCGAGTATGCGATCGGATGCTTCTGCCCCGAGCGCACGCGCAACGAGCATCGAACTTTCATCCTGCAAGGAAAGATATCCCCGATCAATCAAATCGGTTTTTTGAACACTTCCCCGTTCGATTTCGAGACCGTCTGGCGCGACAGCAGATGGTTTTGCCGTCACACCTTGGTCAAGCAGAAGCGCAATCGCTTCTTCCGGCGTCGTCTTCGTCCGATTGATACGAACTGTGACCGGTGCAGGCGTATTATTCAACTGACAGATGCGTAGCGTCTCATCTGGACCGAACAATTCGATCCAACGCTCGACGAGCCATTGCGGATGACTTGTTTCAATGCTGATCCGTTTTGCAACTGGCTCAATCTCGTTAAAATTAGGCATACCTGCGCGCAGTACATTCCGAAGGACCCCATTGACGACTTTTGAGACGTGGACTTTCCCACGTTTTTTGGCAATTTCAACGGCTTCATGAATGACGGCATGATCCGGGACACGATCGAGATAAAACAACTGATAGACACTCATCCGTAACAACGGACGCATGAATGGATCGAGTTTTTTCTGTTTCGCTAAATACGGTTCTAAAATATAATCAAGCGTTAATTCACGACTGAGCGTCCCGTAGACGAGTTCCGTGAACAAGCCGACATCTGACGTTGAAATGGCGCGTTTTTCAAGCATTTGGTGGACCGTGATCGTTGAGAAAGCACCACCTTGACCGATTTTCATGAGTGTCGTTACTGCTGCGTCGCGTACGTTCATGCGTTCTCACCTACTTGTTGTCCGAGTTCAAGCGATTGACCAATTCCGCGCATGAACGTGGCACCGTCCATTCGTTTTTTTCCGGACGGCTGTAAGTCGATCAACTTCAACGCTGTCTCGGAACCCGTTGCGATGACTGGACCATCAGCTTCTAAAGCGATGATTTCACCCGGTCGTCCCGTTCCTGTGACTTTCGTTGCGAAAAAGACTTTTAAGCGGTCATTTCCAAGCATCGTATACGTACTCGGGAATGGATTCATCCCACGAATTTGATCATAGAGTGTCTCACCCGGTAGCGTAAAATCAAGTCGCTCCCGCTCACGTGAAATGTTCGGTGCAAACGTTGCTTCTTCCTCGACTTGCGCTTCTGGTGTCAATTCACCAGCTAACAGACGTGGCAACGTTTCAAGTAACAGACGCGCTCCTGCGTCTGCTAACTTCTCAAACATCGTCCCGGCTGTATCGTTCTCTTCTAT
This window of the Exiguobacterium acetylicum genome carries:
- the rsmB gene encoding 16S rRNA (cytosine(967)-C(5))-methyltransferase RsmB, whose product is MNVRDAAVTTLMKIGQGGAFSTITVHQMLEKRAISTSDVGLFTELVYGTLSRELTLDYILEPYLAKQKKLDPFMRPLLRMSVYQLFYLDRVPDHAVIHEAVEIAKKRGKVHVSKVVNGVLRNVLRAGMPNFNEIEPVAKRISIETSHPQWLVERWIELFGPDETLRICQLNNTPAPVTVRINRTKTTPEEAIALLLDQGVTAKPSAVAPDGLEIERGSVQKTDLIDRGYLSLQDESSMLVARALGAEASDRILDSCAAPGGKAMHIAEGLTTGTLQALDLHPHKIKLIDQQAMRLGLTTVQAEALDARKAGERFEAESFDRILVDAPCSGLGVIRRKPDIKWTKRPEQLEQLPKIQRDILTSVLPLVKKGGTFVYSTCTIDPLENEEQTAFILSQGFDFDASFATRMPESVRHLIGDRAELKLLPTSVGTDGFYIAAFKKRED
- the pknB gene encoding Stk1 family PASTA domain-containing Ser/Thr kinase, which encodes MRYGDRLNDRYRIERLVGSGGMANVYQAYDEILKRHVAIKILRTEFSHDEQFIRRFEREAHAATSLNHPNIVAVYDVGEEDAIYYIVMEYIDGMTLKTFCENQALPVPQAVDIIAQICDAIDHAHAHRIIHRDIKPQNMLIREDGTVKVTDFGIAVAMSNATLTHTMSVLGSVHYFSPEQAKGKFADEKSDIYSLGAVLYELVTGQVPFEGDSPVAIALKHLQDTPRRPSILNPRVPQALENCIMQALSKAPHDRQQSVAAFKADMVTALSDERANEGIRGAEEDEMEKTMVLSPVQVPEESKVEPESPTVTTVQPKPPEKKKKKRWWIVLLLLVLLGGAATTFAMWPDPTVTVPSVVKTDGDEAETKLEKLGFVVETTERNSDTVDEGNVISQTPRENAQVKKGSTVNLVVSTGSAPVEVPDVTDDTEKEAIATLKEAGFAKVEVEREKSDEIARGNVIRQSISAGTEVIAKEQTITITVSEGTSSFELKDLTNLSSDEAKAYLDEMGLDGTFEQEFSSDVKLDQVIRQFPQAGAQVEPNDSVTVFISKGEEEKTVTATFPEKVVYDAVSEDEEEEPPKQVIRIETEDAKGKRTVIEESIDQDETFDVPVTIDPGEEGKITIYKDDTVYRSKTITYNQAKDAQ
- a CDS encoding Stp1/IreP family PP2C-type Ser/Thr phosphatase, coding for MELAHLSTTGKVRTKNEDTVLLVGDTERGLAVVADGMGGHAAGDIASAIVREVFEASFSLMPNRPMELSEWIEQRVAEANARILQFSKDEQLAIVGTTIACVCWVEELLVIGHVGDSRVYALEGTTLKQLTDDHSYVNMLRQMGELSDEEVENHPRKNVITRSVGSNETVEVDIQVRDAPDYDLVLVCSDGLTDEVPDDVIEQIILQDEPLEEIVGRLVKEANARGGADNITIAAIRFKERKRV